A part of Corynebacterium lactis RW2-5 genomic DNA contains:
- a CDS encoding heme o synthase: METVKAYIALTKPRVIELLLVAAIPAMLQADRGNVHVGLILLTLIGGWLGAASAHTYNMVIDYDIDQKMRRTRRRPLARHKVTKPAAATFATVLMVVSFLWLWLLCNSLLAAVFVLITIAFYIFVYTLWLKRRTDQNVIWGGAAGCMPVVVGWAVITGNNPEITGLAHWWQAVILFMLIFFWTPPHTWALGLRYKEDYKAAGVPMMPVIKPAIVVTNRIIWYTVATVLTTLALVPFAGWIYLVGAVASGIWFLWGAIDLHRHVKAGGKIKPMKLFFMSNNYLSIVCVALSADAILGLQTVSSMLS, encoded by the coding sequence CTGGAAACAGTAAAGGCGTACATTGCACTGACGAAGCCTAGAGTCATTGAACTCTTGCTCGTTGCGGCAATTCCCGCGATGCTTCAGGCTGATCGTGGCAACGTTCATGTGGGACTAATCCTTCTGACGCTCATCGGCGGTTGGCTAGGTGCCGCATCGGCTCACACCTACAACATGGTCATCGACTACGACATCGACCAGAAGATGCGCCGCACTCGTCGCCGTCCACTGGCGCGACACAAGGTAACTAAACCTGCGGCCGCGACTTTTGCAACCGTTTTGATGGTCGTCTCGTTTTTGTGGCTGTGGCTGCTGTGCAATTCGCTTCTCGCCGCAGTTTTCGTCCTCATCACTATCGCGTTTTACATCTTCGTCTATACGCTTTGGCTTAAGCGACGCACTGATCAGAACGTAATCTGGGGCGGTGCCGCGGGCTGCATGCCAGTCGTTGTCGGCTGGGCAGTGATAACCGGAAACAACCCCGAGATTACCGGGCTCGCTCACTGGTGGCAGGCAGTTATCCTGTTCATGCTCATTTTCTTCTGGACGCCTCCGCACACCTGGGCTCTCGGTCTTCGCTACAAGGAGGACTACAAGGCGGCTGGCGTGCCCATGATGCCGGTGATTAAGCCCGCCATCGTCGTAACCAATCGCATCATCTGGTACACAGTTGCAACTGTTCTCACGACCCTCGCGCTGGTGCCGTTTGCGGGCTGGATTTACCTCGTCGGCGCAGTCGCCTCTGGTATCTGGTTCCTCTGGGGCGCAATCGATCTCCACCGCCACGTAAAGGCAGGCGGCAAGATTAAGCCAATGAAGTTATTCTTCATGTCGAACAATTACCTTTCGATTGTGTGCGTGGCACTGTCAGCTGATGCGATCCTCGGCCTGCAGACAGTCTCGAGCATGCTGTCTTAA
- a CDS encoding COX15/CtaA family protein gives MNNVDRTLPLSFLPVSPIGRQKVYALSVLIAQAAIAVTGSVVRVTGSGLGCASWPQCHPGSFVPVPGEAEMLHQVIEFGNRLLTFVLVALTLALYLSVVRAGRRQEIKTLALLNGLGVIVQAVIGGISVWVDLKWYAVALHFLPSMVLVWLAGMLFVKVAEPDDGTPTRMYPRYLRLLSGATGLALTMTLITGTMVTGAGPHAGDATVTATDRLQLPIVDLAHIHAGSLYLYLGLVVGLLFGLLATEAFSSVRNVVVPLIVFILLQACVGMVQYWSGVPESLVPVHVAGSGICTALTAILFQLGYRYVGGSATVTGSLAGDAEIASKANAQQPVAAKA, from the coding sequence GTGAACAATGTGGATCGAACTCTACCCCTATCGTTTTTGCCGGTGTCGCCAATTGGACGACAAAAGGTCTACGCCCTGTCCGTCCTCATTGCGCAGGCCGCTATCGCGGTCACCGGCTCCGTTGTCCGAGTAACCGGTTCCGGCCTGGGTTGCGCCTCGTGGCCGCAGTGCCACCCCGGCAGCTTCGTCCCGGTCCCCGGTGAAGCTGAAATGCTGCACCAGGTGATTGAGTTCGGCAATCGTCTGCTGACTTTCGTGCTGGTCGCCCTAACCCTGGCCCTCTACCTGTCAGTAGTTCGTGCCGGGCGTCGTCAGGAGATTAAGACCCTCGCCTTGCTCAATGGGCTGGGTGTCATCGTCCAGGCTGTCATCGGCGGCATCTCGGTGTGGGTCGATTTGAAGTGGTACGCCGTAGCGCTGCACTTCCTGCCCTCGATGGTGTTGGTATGGCTCGCGGGAATGCTGTTCGTCAAGGTCGCTGAGCCGGATGACGGCACTCCGACCCGCATGTACCCTCGCTACCTCAGGTTGCTCTCTGGCGCGACGGGTCTCGCGCTGACGATGACGCTTATCACTGGAACGATGGTCACGGGCGCTGGCCCGCATGCGGGCGATGCCACAGTCACAGCTACTGACCGCCTGCAGCTGCCGATTGTTGATCTAGCGCACATTCACGCGGGCTCCCTGTACCTCTATCTCGGTCTCGTAGTTGGACTTCTCTTCGGTTTGCTTGCGACCGAAGCGTTCTCGTCGGTACGCAACGTTGTCGTGCCGTTGATCGTTTTCATTCTGCTTCAGGCCTGCGTCGGCATGGTTCAGTACTGGTCCGGCGTGCCAGAGTCGCTCGTTCCGGTTCACGTAGCCGGCTCTGGCATTTGCACGGCGCTAACGGCAATCCTCTTCCAGCTCGGTTACCGCTACGTCGGCGGCTCTGCGACGGTTACGGGCTCGCTTGCGGGCGACGCTGAGATAGCATCCAAGGCCAATGCTCAGCAGCCTGTTGCAGCCAAGGCCTAG
- a CDS encoding multidrug ABC transporter permease encodes MATTASSSQARESRFPVGTFAPAPQRAETTKLIFSQARLETALFWRHGEQMLLTIIIPLAMLIGFTLIPILPDPNPLDRVFPMVLAISVMSAGFTGQAIAVGFDRRYGALKRIGASAVPPWGIIAGKVVAVCFTVTLQYLLFSAVGLALGAQLSFGGWVFAYFGMLLGTFVFTSLGLLMGGTLSAEMILGLANLVWFVFVGTATLAGVGPETGSLGGFFLSLLPSVALADVIASALSVTVAWSAVVVLLGWGIIAAFLATRWFQFDMKSD; translated from the coding sequence ATGGCAACGACGGCAAGTTCTTCGCAAGCGCGCGAGTCGAGATTTCCGGTCGGCACCTTCGCGCCGGCGCCCCAGCGGGCCGAGACGACGAAACTGATTTTCTCGCAGGCGCGACTGGAAACCGCACTTTTCTGGCGGCACGGCGAGCAGATGCTGCTGACTATCATCATCCCCTTGGCGATGCTGATTGGATTTACGCTCATTCCGATCCTGCCGGATCCCAACCCTCTAGATCGCGTCTTCCCCATGGTTTTGGCGATCTCAGTCATGTCGGCAGGCTTTACAGGTCAGGCAATCGCGGTGGGGTTTGATCGCCGCTACGGGGCGCTAAAGAGAATTGGTGCCTCCGCCGTTCCTCCATGGGGCATCATCGCTGGCAAGGTCGTGGCGGTGTGCTTCACTGTAACGCTCCAGTATCTCCTGTTCAGCGCAGTGGGGCTGGCACTTGGCGCTCAGCTCTCATTCGGCGGGTGGGTTTTCGCCTACTTCGGGATGCTGCTCGGCACCTTCGTTTTTACCTCCCTGGGGCTGCTGATGGGCGGTACCTTGAGCGCTGAGATGATTCTGGGGTTGGCGAATCTGGTTTGGTTCGTATTCGTCGGCACCGCCACACTTGCTGGTGTGGGCCCCGAGACAGGTAGTCTCGGTGGATTCTTCCTCTCCCTGCTCCCCTCCGTCGCGCTTGCCGATGTCATCGCCAGCGCCCTTTCTGTAACCGTGGCGTGGTCCGCCGTTGTGGTGCTCCTCGGGTGGGGCATCATTGCGGCGTTTTTGGCGACTCGCTGGTTCCAATTCGATATGAAGAGTGACTAA
- a CDS encoding ABC transporter ATP-binding protein, whose protein sequence is MIKAADSPALLLRSVSKSYGDVKAVSDLSLSLERGRVLALLGPNGAGKTTTVEMCEGFIKPDGGEIRILGLDPVTQTTELRSRIGIMLQGGGAYPGVRVGEMLNLVASYSANPLDVDWLLEVVGLQRHRKTNYRRLSGGQQQRLSLACALVGRPELIFLDEPTAGLDAQSRLAVWDLVSSLRRDGVTVVLTTHLMDEAESLADDVAIIDRGRVVAAGPTEEITSASGPISQSDARGMKISVRGEIPVQLINRRFEQAEMDLRIAPHSGGVYELSGKQTPRGIALFADACAEADVLITSMAQDSRSLEDVFLDVTGREMRN, encoded by the coding sequence GTGATTAAAGCTGCAGATTCTCCGGCGCTCCTGCTGCGCAGCGTCAGCAAGAGCTACGGCGACGTAAAGGCCGTCTCCGATCTTTCACTCTCCCTCGAACGCGGGCGCGTTCTAGCGCTATTGGGGCCAAATGGCGCTGGCAAAACCACGACCGTGGAAATGTGCGAGGGGTTTATCAAGCCCGATGGCGGTGAAATTCGGATCCTCGGGCTCGACCCGGTTACTCAGACCACCGAGCTGCGCAGCCGAATCGGAATTATGCTCCAGGGAGGCGGTGCCTACCCCGGTGTCCGAGTGGGCGAAATGCTAAACCTGGTCGCGAGTTACTCCGCGAATCCGCTCGACGTTGATTGGCTTTTGGAGGTGGTGGGACTCCAGCGCCACCGCAAGACTAACTATCGCCGACTCTCCGGCGGGCAACAGCAGCGCCTTTCGCTCGCCTGCGCCCTTGTCGGTCGGCCTGAACTAATCTTCCTCGACGAGCCCACCGCAGGGCTCGACGCGCAGTCCCGGCTCGCCGTCTGGGATCTCGTGTCTTCGCTGCGCCGTGACGGTGTCACAGTAGTTCTGACCACTCACCTGATGGACGAGGCCGAATCACTAGCGGACGATGTTGCAATCATCGACCGAGGCCGGGTCGTGGCAGCCGGCCCCACCGAGGAAATAACGTCGGCAAGCGGGCCAATAAGCCAAAGTGATGCTCGCGGGATGAAGATTTCGGTGCGCGGAGAAATACCTGTGCAATTGATCAACCGTCGCTTCGAGCAGGCGGAGATGGATCTGCGTATAGCTCCGCACTCGGGTGGCGTCTACGAGCTGAGCGGGAAGCAGACGCCTCGCGGCATTGCACTTTTCGCCGATGCCTGCGCTGAAGCCGACGTTCTAATTACGTCAATGGCGCAGGACTCCAGGTCGCTGGAGGACGTGTTCTTGGACGTTACGGGCAGGGAGATGAGGAATTAG
- the mptB gene encoding polyprenol phosphomannose-dependent alpha 1,6 mannosyltransferase MptB has product MLIRTPSRRVETVLSDDVNQSRPSSLRAFLSEGVFWARDALPRVGLAGSRSASLHRGTEQPLRHRANYRELRRFTWLRWLGTVGSIFILIAGIGSGATPVVGNAFWETPLGSFLGRMLVASTIVTFVGIGMLVTAWLGVGAFVFAGARSRVTTVNTPMLMRAFAAWVLPIVFTAPLFTQDIYSYLAQAAIVERGLDPYSAGPVDLLGPNDPLARSVPLIWSHSPSPYGPTALSFAWVIAKLTGDGVIASVFLHRFVAIASLFVVAWALVHLGRRCGVSPQFTLWLGILNPLVLLHLVGGIHNEALLLALLLSGMELCLRAIHGPAQAAKPDSLPESGRLHSSSNSLADGSSVTPRRAWAFYIAGIVLISLAGMVKVTGFVALGFAGMWLARKFGSSWVAVVKSAVVTATVAATTAVVVSVGTGLGFGWITAQGGAATVRSWMSLTTLLGIVSGFFGRLLGLGDISDSALVFTRGIGVVLVGLWMLRMLLATFRGRIHPLGGYGLSMFALVILFPVVHPWYLLWAIVPLSAWANRGQFRTAVVVYSAIFSFVILPRGLGLPPATVAQIYLVALLFFVAVMFVIVAYSTRSKVFRLH; this is encoded by the coding sequence ATGCTGATTAGAACGCCCTCTCGGCGTGTCGAAACGGTACTATCTGACGATGTGAATCAGTCCCGCCCATCTTCCCTGCGCGCCTTCCTGTCCGAAGGCGTGTTCTGGGCGCGCGATGCTCTCCCGAGAGTAGGCCTGGCTGGTTCCAGATCGGCCTCGCTGCATCGAGGCACCGAGCAGCCGCTGCGTCATCGCGCCAACTATCGTGAGCTGCGTAGGTTTACGTGGCTGCGTTGGCTCGGCACGGTCGGCTCAATTTTTATTCTCATTGCCGGTATCGGCTCCGGGGCTACCCCCGTCGTCGGTAACGCTTTCTGGGAGACTCCGCTCGGGTCATTCCTTGGGCGCATGTTGGTGGCGTCGACGATTGTCACTTTTGTTGGCATAGGAATGCTGGTGACTGCCTGGCTGGGGGTAGGCGCTTTCGTGTTCGCGGGTGCCCGCTCGAGAGTCACCACGGTCAATACCCCAATGCTGATGCGGGCGTTTGCCGCGTGGGTTTTGCCCATAGTCTTCACTGCTCCCCTGTTCACCCAGGACATTTACTCCTACCTAGCCCAGGCAGCAATCGTAGAACGGGGCCTGGACCCCTACTCCGCAGGGCCTGTCGACTTGCTGGGCCCGAACGATCCTCTGGCGCGCTCGGTTCCGCTTATCTGGTCGCACTCGCCCAGCCCCTATGGGCCTACTGCCCTGTCCTTCGCCTGGGTAATCGCGAAGCTCACAGGTGATGGGGTTATTGCGTCGGTTTTCCTGCACCGGTTCGTCGCAATAGCCTCGCTTTTTGTAGTCGCATGGGCGCTGGTGCATTTGGGCAGGCGCTGTGGGGTAAGTCCTCAGTTCACCCTGTGGCTCGGCATCCTCAACCCGCTGGTGCTGCTGCATCTGGTCGGTGGGATTCACAACGAGGCACTTCTTCTTGCCCTGCTGCTCAGCGGAATGGAGCTGTGCCTGCGAGCCATTCATGGCCCCGCGCAGGCCGCTAAACCGGACAGTCTTCCGGAGTCCGGTCGTCTGCACTCCTCTTCCAATTCGCTTGCCGACGGATCTTCCGTCACCCCGCGACGCGCCTGGGCTTTCTACATTGCGGGTATTGTTCTGATTTCGCTGGCCGGAATGGTGAAGGTGACGGGATTTGTTGCGCTCGGTTTCGCTGGTATGTGGTTGGCCCGCAAGTTCGGTTCGTCCTGGGTGGCCGTCGTCAAGTCTGCGGTAGTCACTGCGACAGTAGCGGCCACAACAGCGGTGGTGGTGTCGGTCGGCACTGGCCTCGGGTTTGGTTGGATTACCGCCCAGGGCGGCGCAGCAACGGTTCGCAGTTGGATGTCGTTGACTACGCTCCTCGGCATCGTTTCGGGTTTCTTCGGGCGCCTCTTGGGGCTGGGGGATATTTCCGATTCGGCGTTGGTATTCACCAGAGGCATCGGCGTCGTTTTGGTCGGCCTGTGGATGTTACGCATGCTCCTGGCGACCTTCCGGGGCCGTATTCATCCGCTTGGCGGATACGGTCTGTCTATGTTCGCCCTGGTCATTTTGTTCCCCGTAGTTCATCCGTGGTACCTGCTGTGGGCGATTGTTCCGCTGTCCGCGTGGGCGAACAGGGGGCAGTTCCGTACCGCGGTAGTCGTATACTCCGCTATTTTCAGCTTCGTGATTCTCCCCCGCGGGCTCGGACTGCCTCCGGCGACGGTTGCACAGATTTATCTGGTGGCGCTGCTGTTTTTCGTGGCGGTTATGTTTGTCATCGTCGCGTATTCAACGCGCTCGAAGGTTTTTAGACTTCACTAA
- a CDS encoding helix-turn-helix transcriptional regulator, translating into MSEPRLAANDGDTRQRILQLLLEHNPASATLIAETLGLSAAGVRRHIDILVDEGLAETAPAPSTGPRGRGRPAKSYRLTDRGRARFGHAYDHLATAALTALREAGGEKAVTAFAKQRIDDILHGITPVGDAAETQDVVRAVVQAFRRAGYAATINENTGGVQICQHHCPISHVASDFPELCAAEHEAVSKLLGQHTQPLATIADGNGICTTNIPLTPVIKAPQERSGQ; encoded by the coding sequence ATGTCTGAGCCTCGGCTAGCAGCAAATGACGGTGATACTCGCCAGCGCATTCTTCAGCTGCTCTTGGAACACAATCCAGCATCGGCAACGCTGATCGCCGAAACGCTGGGCCTTTCAGCAGCAGGTGTCCGCCGGCACATCGACATTCTCGTCGACGAAGGCCTTGCAGAAACCGCTCCCGCCCCTTCAACCGGCCCACGTGGTAGGGGGCGGCCGGCGAAGTCCTATCGGCTCACCGACCGAGGTCGAGCCCGATTCGGCCACGCCTATGACCACCTGGCAACGGCGGCTCTCACAGCGCTTCGAGAAGCGGGCGGCGAAAAGGCAGTGACTGCCTTCGCCAAGCAGCGCATCGACGACATCCTCCACGGGATCACCCCGGTCGGGGATGCCGCCGAAACCCAGGATGTGGTCCGTGCGGTTGTCCAGGCCTTCCGGCGGGCCGGATATGCGGCGACTATTAACGAAAACACTGGCGGGGTGCAGATTTGCCAGCATCATTGCCCCATTAGTCACGTCGCCTCCGACTTCCCGGAGCTATGTGCAGCAGAGCATGAGGCCGTGAGTAAATTATTGGGACAGCACACCCAACCGTTAGCGACGATCGCCGACGGCAACGGAATCTGCACCACAAACATCCCATTGACCCCTGTAATCAAAGCGCCACAAGAAAGGAGCGGACAATGA
- the sufB gene encoding Fe-S cluster assembly protein SufB encodes MTLAHENSTDVAESTKAATPQTDEEIIESIGAYQFGWHDSDAAGAAATRGLSEAVVRDISAKKNEPEWMLQRRLKALEIFDRKPLPTWGADLSGIDFDNIKYFVRSTEQQAQTWEDLPEDIKNTYDKLGIPEAEKQRLVAGVAAQYESEVVYHQIREDLESQGVIFLDTDTALKEHPELFKEYFGTVIPSGDNKFSALNTAVWSGGSFIYVPKGVHVDIPLQAYFRINTENMGQFERTLIIVDEDAYVHYVEGCTAPIYKSDSLHSAVVEIIVKKGGRCRYTTIQNWSNNVYNLVTKRTKCEEGATMEWVDGNIGSKVTMKYPAVWMTGPHAKGEVLSVAMAGEGQFQDTGAKMVHMAPHTSSNIVSKSVARNGGRAAYRGLVQVNKGAKHSHSNVECDALLVDNNSRSDTYPYVDVREDDVTLGHEATVSKVSDDQLFYLMSRGIEEDDAMAMVVRGFVEPIAKELPMEYALELNRLIELQMEGSVG; translated from the coding sequence ATGACCCTCGCCCATGAGAACTCCACCGACGTGGCTGAATCCACGAAGGCCGCCACTCCGCAGACCGACGAAGAAATTATCGAGTCCATCGGTGCCTACCAGTTCGGCTGGCACGACTCGGACGCTGCGGGTGCAGCCGCCACCCGTGGCCTGTCCGAAGCCGTCGTCCGCGATATCTCCGCAAAGAAGAACGAGCCGGAGTGGATGCTTCAGCGACGTCTGAAGGCCCTTGAGATCTTCGACCGTAAGCCGCTGCCGACCTGGGGCGCGGATCTTTCCGGGATCGATTTCGACAATATTAAATACTTCGTCCGCTCCACCGAGCAGCAGGCCCAGACCTGGGAGGACCTTCCGGAGGACATCAAGAACACCTACGACAAGCTGGGCATCCCCGAGGCCGAGAAGCAGCGTCTGGTCGCGGGTGTCGCAGCACAGTATGAGTCCGAGGTTGTTTACCACCAGATTCGCGAGGACCTAGAGTCTCAGGGTGTCATCTTTCTCGACACCGACACCGCCCTGAAGGAGCATCCGGAGCTGTTCAAGGAGTACTTCGGTACCGTCATCCCATCCGGTGACAACAAGTTCTCGGCGCTCAACACCGCCGTCTGGTCCGGCGGCTCGTTCATTTACGTCCCCAAGGGGGTCCACGTGGACATCCCTCTGCAGGCGTACTTCCGTATCAACACGGAAAACATGGGACAGTTCGAGCGCACCCTCATCATCGTCGACGAGGACGCCTACGTTCACTACGTCGAGGGCTGTACCGCTCCGATTTACAAGTCCGACTCGCTGCACTCCGCGGTCGTTGAGATCATCGTGAAAAAGGGCGGTCGCTGTCGCTATACCACAATTCAAAACTGGTCTAACAACGTCTACAACTTGGTCACCAAGCGCACGAAATGCGAAGAGGGTGCGACCATGGAGTGGGTCGACGGCAACATCGGTTCCAAGGTCACCATGAAATACCCGGCAGTGTGGATGACCGGCCCGCACGCTAAGGGCGAGGTTCTCTCCGTGGCAATGGCCGGCGAGGGCCAATTCCAGGACACCGGAGCGAAGATGGTTCACATGGCGCCGCACACCAGCTCCAACATCGTCTCCAAGTCCGTGGCCCGCAACGGCGGCCGCGCGGCCTACCGCGGCCTGGTCCAGGTCAACAAGGGAGCCAAGCACTCTCATTCCAACGTCGAGTGTGACGCTCTCCTCGTCGACAACAACTCCCGCTCTGATACCTACCCGTACGTGGATGTCCGCGAAGACGACGTCACGCTGGGCCACGAGGCAACCGTTTCCAAGGTCTCCGACGATCAGCTCTTCTACCTGATGAGCCGCGGTATTGAAGAGGACGACGCCATGGCGATGGTCGTACGCGGCTTCGTCGAACCCATCGCTAAGGAACTCCCGATGGAATACGCACTCGAGCTCAACCGCCTCATTGAACTGCAGATGGAAGGTTCGGTCGGTTAA
- the sufD gene encoding Fe-S cluster assembly protein SufD has translation MTTTLNENQAAHNRRVLANKGDIFSSFNVEDFAIPHGRDEEWKFAPLRKMRGLHNGKAGDPVAASIAVDAAGREGVKVDVVKRGDSKLGRAGVPTDRVAAQAFSGFEDATVVTFEKDTASEEPVVINIDGPGEDKVAYGHIVIDVQNHAEAVCVLNYRGSGTFADNVEFLVGDGARLAVVTMINWNNDAVHGSGHHAKIGRDATLRHTVATFGGEVVRVVPRVAFTAPGGDADLLGVYFADAGQYFENRLLVDHAVPNCRSNVMYKGALQGEPNVAHREARTAWVGDVLIRAEANGTDTYELNRNLLLTEGARADAVPNLEIETGEIAGAGHAATVGRFDEDQLFYLLSRGIPELAARRLVVRGFFSEVINQVPVASVREKLEELVDEELDTAGF, from the coding sequence ATGACTACTACTCTCAACGAAAATCAAGCTGCCCATAACCGCCGTGTGCTCGCCAACAAGGGCGACATCTTCTCCTCGTTCAACGTCGAGGACTTCGCTATCCCGCACGGTCGCGACGAGGAATGGAAGTTCGCTCCACTGCGCAAAATGCGTGGTCTCCACAACGGCAAAGCCGGGGATCCGGTTGCAGCTAGCATTGCTGTCGACGCCGCAGGTCGCGAGGGCGTTAAGGTTGACGTCGTAAAGCGAGGCGACTCCAAGCTCGGCCGCGCTGGCGTGCCGACGGACCGTGTGGCGGCGCAGGCCTTCTCCGGCTTCGAGGACGCAACTGTGGTGACCTTTGAGAAGGACACGGCATCGGAGGAGCCGGTTGTCATCAACATCGACGGCCCGGGCGAGGACAAGGTTGCCTACGGCCACATCGTCATTGATGTCCAGAACCACGCTGAGGCAGTCTGCGTGCTGAACTACCGCGGCAGCGGCACCTTCGCCGACAACGTTGAATTCCTCGTCGGCGATGGCGCACGTCTGGCGGTCGTGACCATGATCAACTGGAACAACGACGCAGTACACGGCTCCGGACACCACGCCAAGATTGGCCGCGACGCGACTTTGCGCCACACCGTCGCTACCTTCGGTGGAGAGGTTGTCCGAGTTGTCCCGCGTGTAGCCTTCACCGCGCCGGGTGGAGACGCGGACCTGCTGGGCGTCTACTTCGCAGATGCCGGCCAGTACTTCGAAAACCGCCTGCTCGTCGACCACGCAGTTCCCAACTGCCGCTCCAATGTGATGTACAAGGGCGCGCTGCAGGGCGAGCCAAATGTCGCTCATCGTGAAGCTCGCACGGCTTGGGTCGGTGACGTCCTCATTCGCGCAGAGGCTAACGGTACCGACACCTACGAGCTGAACCGAAACCTGCTGCTGACCGAGGGGGCACGCGCTGACGCCGTGCCGAACCTCGAGATTGAAACCGGCGAGATTGCCGGAGCAGGCCACGCTGCGACTGTCGGCCGCTTTGACGAGGATCAGCTCTTCTACCTGCTTTCCCGCGGTATTCCGGAGCTTGCAGCCCGTCGCCTGGTCGTCCGTGGCTTTTTCAGCGAGGTCATTAACCAGGTTCCGGTCGCCTCCGTCCGCG